A single Fusobacterium hominis DNA region contains:
- the rnmV gene encoding ribonuclease M5, translating into MKKTIKEIIVVEGRDDITAVKAAVDAEIIQVNGFAVRKKNNIEKIKVAEKNKGIIILTDPDYAGNEIRKYIHSFFPNAKDAYITRNEGTKDGDIGVENATPKAILRALENARCTIEDNNVTKLYTMENLIDLGLVGTKDSQLKREKLGEALGIGYSNGKQLLSKLNRYGVSKEEFEEALKKI; encoded by the coding sequence ATGAAAAAAACAATTAAAGAAATTATTGTTGTAGAAGGAAGAGATGATATAACAGCAGTAAAAGCAGCAGTAGATGCTGAAATTATACAAGTAAATGGATTTGCAGTAAGAAAGAAAAATAATATTGAAAAAATTAAAGTAGCAGAGAAAAATAAAGGTATTATAATCTTAACTGATCCTGATTATGCTGGAAATGAAATTAGAAAATATATTCATTCTTTTTTTCCAAATGCTAAAGATGCTTATATCACAAGAAATGAAGGAACAAAAGATGGTGATATAGGAGTTGAAAACGCAACTCCTAAAGCTATATTAAGAGCTTTAGAGAATGCTAGATGTACAATCGAGGATAATAATGTAACTAAGCTTTATACAATGGAGAATTTGATTGATTTAGGCCTTGTTGGAACAAAAGACTCTCAGCTTAAAAGAGAAAAATTAGGTGAAGCATTAGGAATTGGATATTCAAATGGAAAACAACTACTATCTAAACTAAATAGATATGGAGTTTCAAAAGAAGAATTTGAAGAAGCTTTAAAAAAAATTTAA
- a CDS encoding alpha/beta hydrolase translates to MNRIILLFIILGLLFFTITYPFKFRLAKKIRRVLGFPQVKYIKNEDMDFSSFDKQYIDDHLLIKTETFENSKYITEKLNYTIITNKDTQKDNLPCLILLHGLRDSSKDWLERAKICENYLKLLDQKIINLMNIILIDSGYHGTSWYTNFYNLPNCRYEDYIIKELIPLFKEKFPKSKFGIAGFSMGGYGAFKLGLKYPNIFKVVGSFSGAISIVRMSVNRRVIRLFNFLYIPKFIFSDEDKLQFLRVFSSWGYEILKEDPYTLIKKLDKFNFKNRYFYASVGEKDVESHLMLQQWTDTIGRMKKHGYNFIGNICQNEVHTWEFVSRDLKNFLEYFDDKIK, encoded by the coding sequence ATGAATAGAATTATTTTATTATTTATAATTTTAGGACTGTTATTCTTTACAATAACATATCCTTTTAAATTTAGACTTGCTAAAAAAATTAGACGTGTACTAGGGTTTCCACAAGTTAAATATATAAAAAATGAGGATATGGATTTCAGTTCTTTTGATAAACAGTATATAGATGATCATCTTTTAATAAAAACTGAAACTTTTGAAAATAGTAAATATATCACAGAGAAACTAAATTATACAATAATTACAAATAAGGATACTCAAAAAGACAACTTACCTTGCCTTATACTTTTACATGGACTACGTGATTCAAGTAAAGACTGGCTTGAACGAGCTAAAATATGTGAAAATTATCTAAAGTTGTTAGATCAAAAAATAATAAATCTAATGAATATTATTTTAATAGATTCTGGATATCATGGAACAAGTTGGTATACTAATTTTTATAATCTACCAAATTGTCGATACGAAGATTATATTATAAAGGAGTTAATTCCTTTATTTAAAGAAAAATTCCCTAAATCAAAGTTTGGTATAGCTGGCTTCTCTATGGGTGGGTATGGTGCTTTTAAACTAGGGCTAAAATATCCTAATATTTTTAAAGTTGTTGGAAGTTTTTCTGGAGCTATTAGTATAGTAAGAATGAGTGTAAATAGAAGAGTTATCAGACTTTTTAATTTTCTTTATATTCCAAAATTTATTTTTTCTGATGAAGATAAATTACAATTCTTGCGTGTATTTAGCTCTTGGGGATATGAAATATTAAAAGAAGATCCATATACCCTCATTAAAAAACTAGATAAATTTAATTTTAAAAATAGATATTTTTATGCTAGCGTTGGAGAAAAAGATGTTGAAAGTCATCTTATGCTTCAACAATGGACGGATACTATTGGACGTATGAAAAAACATGGCTATAATTTCATAGGTAATATTTGTCAAAATGAAGTTCATACTTGGGAATTTGTTTCACGAGATCTAAAAAATTTTTTAGAGTATTTTGATGATAAAATAAAATAA
- the asnS gene encoding asparagine--tRNA ligase, translating into MNTVTVKSLFRDKDKYLDKEVIITGWIKKMRGQKNFGFIEVNDGSFFKGIQVVFDNKLSNYDEISHLSIISSIEVKGKLVNSQGAGQEIEIIADEINVFQKADLSYPLQNKRHTFEYLRTKAHLRPRTNTFAAVFRVRSVVAYAIHKFFQENGFVYVHTPIITGSDCEGAGEMFRVTTLDLNDLPLKEDGTVDETKDFFGKETNLTVSGQLSGETFCSAFRNIYTFGPTFRAENSNTARHASEFWMIEPEIAFADLSANMELAEAMVKYIIKFVLEQCPEEMAFFNQFIEKGLFDKLNNVLNNDFARLTYTEAIDILLKSGKKFDYPVEWGIDLQSEHERYLAEEHFKKPVFLTDYPKDIKAFYMKLNPDGKTVRAMDLLAPGIGEIIGGSQREDNLEILEGRIRELGMNPEDYEFYLDLRRYGSFPHSGYGLGFERIIMYITGMTNIRDVIPFPRTPNNADF; encoded by the coding sequence ATGAATACAGTTACAGTTAAATCTCTCTTTAGAGATAAGGACAAATACCTGGATAAAGAGGTTATTATCACAGGTTGGATAAAAAAAATGAGAGGACAAAAGAACTTTGGTTTTATAGAAGTTAATGATGGGTCTTTTTTCAAAGGGATTCAAGTTGTTTTTGATAACAAACTTAGCAACTATGATGAAATATCACATCTTTCTATAATTTCTTCAATCGAAGTTAAAGGAAAGCTTGTAAATTCTCAAGGAGCAGGTCAAGAAATTGAAATTATTGCTGATGAAATAAATGTATTTCAAAAAGCTGATTTAAGTTATCCTTTACAAAATAAAAGACATACTTTTGAATACTTAAGAACTAAAGCTCATTTAAGACCTAGAACAAATACTTTTGCTGCAGTATTTAGAGTAAGATCTGTAGTAGCTTATGCTATACATAAATTCTTCCAAGAAAATGGATTTGTATATGTTCATACTCCAATTATTACTGGATCAGACTGTGAAGGTGCAGGAGAAATGTTTAGAGTTACAACTCTAGATTTAAATGATCTTCCTTTAAAAGAAGATGGAACAGTTGATGAAACAAAAGATTTTTTTGGTAAAGAAACTAACTTAACAGTTAGTGGACAATTAAGTGGAGAAACTTTCTGTTCTGCTTTTAGAAATATTTATACTTTCGGTCCTACTTTCAGAGCTGAAAATTCTAATACTGCAAGACATGCTTCTGAATTTTGGATGATTGAACCTGAAATTGCTTTTGCTGATTTAAGTGCTAATATGGAACTTGCTGAAGCAATGGTAAAATATATAATTAAATTTGTATTAGAACAATGTCCTGAAGAGATGGCCTTTTTCAACCAATTTATTGAAAAAGGATTATTTGATAAATTAAATAATGTTCTTAACAATGATTTTGCTAGATTAACATATACTGAAGCTATTGACATCTTATTAAAATCTGGAAAGAAATTTGATTATCCTGTTGAATGGGGAATCGATCTTCAAAGTGAGCATGAAAGATATCTTGCTGAAGAACATTTCAAAAAGCCTGTATTTTTAACTGATTATCCAAAAGATATAAAAGCTTTTTATATGAAACTTAATCCAGATGGAAAAACTGTTAGAGCTATGGACTTATTAGCACCTGGAATTGGAGAAATTATAGGTGGTTCTCAAAGAGAAGATAATCTTGAAATTCTAGAAGGAAGAATAAGAGAATTAGGAATGAATCCTGAAGATTATGAATTCTATCTAGATCTAAGAAGATATGGAAGTTTCCCTCATTCTGGATATGGTCTTGGTTTTGAAAGAATTATTATGTACATAACAGGAATGACTAACATTCGTGACGTAATACCTTTCCCAAGAACTCCAAATAATGCGGATTTTTAA
- a CDS encoding DUF896 domain-containing protein, which produces MEMKEIIEKINNFSKLARERELTEEEKKERQEYRKIYLEKFKAQVRGHLDNIKIVDENDENENKLN; this is translated from the coding sequence ATGGAAATGAAAGAAATTATTGAAAAAATTAATAACTTCTCTAAGCTTGCACGAGAAAGAGAGTTAACTGAAGAAGAAAAAAAAGAAAGACAAGAATATAGAAAAATATATCTAGAAAAGTTTAAGGCTCAAGTTCGTGGACATCTAGATAATATAAAAATCGTCGATGAAAATGACGAAAATGAAAATAAGCTAAATTAA
- a CDS encoding PdaC/SigV domain-containing protein: MKIIKKIMVLTFSTFIFFSCGKDSKEEPVITPPTSDEVNINEPNTEVKNDNENINPTPAPKPKLPKVMEVVSTTEKKQTEYSDYVINIPQIINLDTEDIEYFNLTMKENMRNIIDNMATSKEDGEYESADMNYQVKNNNFNVMSIILTTNLYPNGGAHPIHEIDAYNLNKKTGTLITNDKLLEDDDVDYFNMLINDQISNKKPIYNTNGEECFLFNDIEANVKDAIIYFEGDNIVFVFKEYYMAPYSSGMPMFKFNKDNIKKNIHLN; this comes from the coding sequence ATGAAAATTATAAAAAAAATCATGGTATTAACTTTTAGTACATTTATATTTTTTAGTTGTGGAAAAGATTCTAAAGAAGAGCCCGTTATTACACCACCAACTTCAGATGAAGTAAATATTAATGAACCTAATACTGAAGTTAAAAATGACAATGAAAATATAAATCCAACTCCTGCACCAAAACCTAAATTACCAAAAGTTATGGAAGTTGTTTCAACTACAGAAAAAAAACAAACTGAATATTCAGATTATGTAATTAATATTCCTCAAATTATTAATTTAGACACTGAAGATATTGAATATTTTAATTTGACAATGAAAGAAAATATGAGAAATATCATTGATAATATGGCAACATCTAAAGAAGATGGCGAATATGAAAGTGCTGATATGAATTATCAAGTAAAAAATAATAACTTTAATGTAATGTCTATTATTTTAACAACTAATTTATACCCAAATGGTGGAGCTCATCCAATTCATGAAATAGATGCGTATAACTTAAATAAAAAAACTGGAACATTGATTACAAATGATAAATTATTAGAAGATGATGATGTAGACTACTTTAATATGCTTATTAATGACCAAATAAGTAATAAAAAACCTATTTATAACACTAATGGAGAAGAATGTTTTTTATTTAATGATATTGAAGCAAATGTAAAAGATGCTATAATATACTTTGAGGGAGATAATATTGTATTTGTATTCAAAGAATATTATATGGCTCCTTATTCTAGCGGTATGCCTATGTTTAAATTTAATAAAGATAATATTAAAAAAAATATACATCTAAATTAA
- a CDS encoding DUF2156 domain-containing protein — protein sequence MDWKKLDCNDKEIIDEYTKNRFITCDYNFTNQLLWSVGENTAYKIEDNILILKGTYNQQDYYYMPVPLNEQDETLSNWKKIICNILKENKKITLVPEYWKEKLENDFILEEKRDTFDYVYNSYDLAYLKGRKYSKKKNRINNFKKSYNYEYEKIDESNIEEVIEFQNNWYRDNKGPEVLKNEHLGILTLLKNFSKLDICGGLIRIHGEIIAYSLGEILSPDYAVIHIEKALNDYIGSYQAINHLFVETEFENVKFINREDDFGDPGLREAKESYHPAMLLKKYEIIGSI from the coding sequence ATGGATTGGAAAAAATTAGATTGTAATGATAAGGAGATAATTGACGAATACACCAAAAATCGTTTTATCACATGTGATTACAATTTTACAAATCAACTTCTTTGGAGTGTTGGAGAAAATACAGCATATAAAATTGAAGATAATATTTTAATTTTAAAAGGAACTTATAATCAACAAGATTATTATTATATGCCTGTTCCTCTTAATGAACAAGATGAAACGTTGAGCAATTGGAAAAAAATTATATGTAATATTTTAAAAGAAAATAAGAAAATAACTTTAGTTCCTGAATATTGGAAAGAAAAATTAGAAAACGATTTTATTTTAGAAGAAAAACGTGATACCTTCGATTATGTTTATAATTCATATGATTTAGCATATCTTAAAGGAAGAAAGTATTCTAAGAAGAAAAATAGAATAAATAACTTCAAAAAATCATATAATTATGAATATGAAAAAATTGATGAATCTAATATCGAAGAAGTTATAGAGTTTCAAAATAACTGGTATCGTGATAACAAAGGTCCTGAAGTCTTAAAAAATGAGCATTTAGGTATCTTGACTCTTTTAAAAAATTTTTCTAAGTTAGATATTTGTGGTGGGTTAATCAGAATACATGGTGAAATTATAGCCTACTCATTAGGTGAAATTTTATCCCCTGATTATGCAGTAATCCATATTGAAAAAGCTCTCAACGATTATATTGGAAGCTATCAAGCTATTAACCACTTATTTGTTGAAACAGAATTTGAAAATGTAAAATTTATAAATAGAGAAGATGATTTTGGAGATCCAGGATTACGTGAAGCAAAAGAATCTTATCACCCAGCTATGTTACTCAAAAAATATGAAATTATTGGTTCAATTTAA
- the dinB gene encoding DNA polymerase IV, producing MNRVILHYDMDAFFASVEIRDNPKLKNIPIVVGNSIVTTASYEARKFGIHSAMSVFEAKKLCPNLITVPVNKEKYKKISAFIHSLVLKITNKIEFISLDEGYIDITDHIKSPETLSYFAKKFRERIKFHTGLTCSVGIGFNKLSAKIASDINKPNGQYIFYSPHEFINYVKEKNIKIIPGVGKKFVFLLNKKNIFKVQDAFNYSLHELTSYFGKSRGELLYLSIRGIDHSPIDYKHNFSSIGNENTYKFPIESSEVISKEVKDIFYYTHKRILKKNVVIKTVHIKIKFINGETLTRSKTLFVPTDDNIILLQTIETLLESISLNQPVKLLGISFSNLIKKSVRQLSFF from the coding sequence ATGAATAGAGTAATTTTACATTATGATATGGACGCATTTTTTGCATCTGTAGAAATAAGAGATAATCCAAAATTAAAAAATATTCCCATTGTTGTAGGTAATAGTATAGTTACTACTGCAAGTTATGAAGCTAGAAAATTTGGTATCCATTCTGCTATGAGTGTTTTTGAAGCTAAAAAATTATGTCCTAATCTTATTACTGTACCTGTAAATAAGGAAAAATATAAAAAAATATCTGCTTTTATTCATTCACTTGTATTAAAAATAACAAATAAAATAGAATTTATCTCTCTAGACGAAGGATATATTGATATTACAGATCATATTAAATCACCTGAAACACTCAGTTACTTTGCTAAGAAATTTAGAGAAAGAATAAAATTTCATACTGGTCTTACATGTTCTGTTGGTATTGGCTTTAACAAACTATCTGCTAAAATAGCAAGTGATATCAATAAACCTAATGGGCAATATATCTTCTATTCTCCTCATGAGTTTATAAACTATGTAAAAGAAAAAAATATTAAAATAATTCCTGGTGTAGGTAAAAAGTTTGTTTTTCTTTTAAATAAAAAGAATATTTTCAAAGTTCAGGATGCTTTTAATTATTCACTACATGAACTAACTTCATATTTTGGTAAATCACGGGGAGAGCTTCTTTATCTATCAATAAGAGGAATAGATCATTCACCTATTGATTATAAACACAATTTTTCTTCAATAGGAAATGAAAATACTTATAAATTTCCCATTGAAAGTAGCGAAGTTATTTCAAAAGAGGTTAAAGATATTTTTTACTATACCCATAAAAGAATTTTAAAGAAAAACGTTGTTATAAAAACTGTACATATTAAAATAAAATTTATTAATGGTGAAACTTTAACTAGGTCTAAAACCCTTTTTGTTCCAACAGATGATAATATTATTTTACTACAGACAATAGAAACTTTATTAGAGTCTATTTCTCTAAACCAGCCAGTCAAATTACTTGGCATTTCATTTAGCAATCTTATAAAAAAATCTGTTAGGCAATTGAGCTTTTTTTAG
- a CDS encoding helix-turn-helix domain-containing protein, which yields MNIEIDIGSRIKSIRLEKGILLKDLAKQCGISSSMLSQIEKGNANPSLNTIKSVAKVLEIPVFKFFLEPEIEDYSINILKKENRKIVLTNEVTYELLSPEGTKQIECTKMILNKKYSESSSKPISHKGEEVAIVVKGKVKVTVGEEICEMEPGDSIQIPSLIPHKWTNIYDNESIILFSVTPPTV from the coding sequence ATGAATATAGAGATTGATATTGGATCTAGAATTAAAAGTATAAGATTAGAAAAAGGAATTTTATTAAAAGACCTTGCAAAACAATGTGGTATTTCATCTTCCATGCTCAGTCAAATTGAAAAAGGAAATGCCAATCCTTCGTTAAATACAATAAAATCTGTAGCAAAAGTTTTAGAAATTCCTGTTTTTAAATTCTTCTTAGAACCAGAAATAGAAGATTATAGTATTAATATTTTAAAAAAAGAAAATAGAAAAATTGTCCTTACAAATGAAGTAACGTATGAACTACTTTCTCCAGAAGGAACAAAACAAATTGAATGTACAAAAATGATATTAAACAAGAAATATTCTGAATCGTCTTCTAAACCAATTTCACATAAAGGTGAAGAGGTAGCTATAGTAGTTAAAGGTAAAGTTAAAGTTACTGTTGGAGAAGAAATTTGTGAAATGGAACCAGGAGATTCTATTCAAATTCCTTCCCTTATACCTCATAAATGGACTAACATCTATGACAATGAAAGTATAATACTCTTTTCAGTAACTCCACCTACAGTTTAA
- a CDS encoding alanine racemase has protein sequence MNKFFLETPAILLDKKTLKKNIEKYQRMCDNENKELWPMLKTHKSSEILKLQIEAGANGVLCGTLEEAEQCAKLGVKNIMYAYPVASTQNIKRVIELSKRSNFIIRIDDLDGAMLLDKMAKEQNVIINYTIIVDSGLHRFGVSLDNLLKFTKEMEKFSNLNLKGISTHPGHVYGANSAKEVAKYVEDECNILKQAKQILVDAGYDIDMITSGSTPTFNDAVKDKNINILHPGNYVFNDVIQIALGAAKEDECALRIYATIISHPRENLYICDAGAKCLGLDKGAHGNTSIIGYGRVVGHPEAIVYSLSEEVGKIEIKGATNLKVGDKIEIIPNHSCSSANLTGYYTIVDNDEVVESVEVDIRGNSKKRF, from the coding sequence ATGAATAAATTTTTTTTAGAAACACCTGCTATATTATTAGATAAAAAAACTTTAAAAAAGAATATAGAAAAATATCAAAGAATGTGTGATAATGAAAATAAAGAGTTATGGCCTATGTTAAAAACTCATAAAAGTTCTGAAATATTAAAATTACAAATAGAAGCTGGAGCTAACGGAGTTCTTTGTGGAACTTTAGAAGAGGCAGAACAATGTGCAAAACTAGGAGTCAAAAATATAATGTATGCTTATCCAGTTGCTAGTACTCAAAATATAAAAAGAGTAATAGAGTTATCTAAAAGAAGTAATTTTATAATAAGAATAGATGATCTAGATGGAGCTATGCTATTAGATAAAATGGCAAAAGAGCAAAATGTTATTATAAATTATACAATTATTGTTGATAGTGGGTTACATAGATTTGGTGTGTCTTTAGATAATTTACTTAAATTTACAAAGGAAATGGAAAAATTTTCAAATCTAAATTTAAAAGGAATTTCAACTCATCCAGGACATGTATATGGAGCAAATTCTGCTAAAGAAGTTGCAAAATATGTAGAAGATGAATGTAATATCTTAAAACAAGCAAAACAAATATTAGTTGATGCAGGATATGATATAGATATGATTACAAGTGGATCTACTCCAACTTTTAATGATGCGGTAAAAGATAAAAATATAAATATTTTACATCCTGGTAACTATGTATTTAATGACGTAATACAAATAGCTCTAGGAGCAGCAAAAGAAGATGAATGTGCATTGAGAATTTATGCTACTATAATATCTCATCCAAGAGAAAATTTATATATTTGTGATGCTGGAGCTAAATGTTTGGGATTAGATAAGGGAGCTCACGGGAATACTTCAATTATAGGTTATGGAAGAGTAGTAGGACATCCTGAGGCAATTGTTTACTCACTATCTGAAGAAGTAGGAAAAATAGAAATTAAAGGAGCTACAAATTTAAAAGTAGGCGATAAAATAGAAATAATTCCTAACCATTCGTGTTCTAGTGCAAATTTAACTGGTTATTACACAATAGTTGATAATGATGAAGTTGTTGAAAGTGTTGAAGTAGATATAAGAGGAAATAGTAAAAAAAGATTTTAA
- the corA gene encoding magnesium/cobalt transporter CorA has protein sequence MDETSKNRKKKVGLPPGSIIYTGENPQHKVNIEFIAYNDSIIKREVFDENSNLSILTHDFKGVRWINVDGIHNTILLKKVGKLFDLDNLVMEDVANSTQRAKVEEREDYLFIVLKMLNIDPITKDISYEQISLIVGDDYLLTFQESPGDVLDSVRSRIESPNYRMRKKSVGYLTYAILDSIVDYYFMVLDEVEIEIDKLESKVINDSEREDLQSIINLKQKVSTLKRTIGPIRELITKLQTKSIAEYLNDDIKIYLSDLSDHGIIVCDTLEVLNTRVTELIQLYHSTISNEMNEIMKILAIISTVFMPLSFLTSMYGMNFDNMPELHTKYGYFILLAAMFALVLGMIAYFKKKKWL, from the coding sequence GTGGATGAAACATCAAAAAATAGGAAGAAAAAAGTTGGGCTTCCTCCTGGCAGTATTATATATACTGGCGAAAATCCGCAACATAAAGTTAATATCGAATTTATTGCATATAACGATAGTATAATTAAAAGAGAGGTATTTGATGAAAACTCCAATCTTTCAATATTAACACATGATTTTAAAGGAGTACGTTGGATAAATGTAGATGGTATACATAATACTATACTATTAAAAAAAGTTGGAAAGCTATTTGATTTAGATAACCTTGTTATGGAAGATGTGGCAAACTCTACACAACGTGCTAAAGTAGAAGAAAGAGAAGACTATCTTTTTATTGTACTTAAGATGCTAAATATAGATCCAATTACAAAAGATATTTCTTATGAACAAATCTCTTTAATAGTTGGAGATGATTATCTTCTTACTTTCCAAGAATCACCAGGAGATGTCTTAGATTCTGTAAGATCAAGAATAGAATCACCTAACTATAGAATGAGAAAAAAGAGTGTAGGATACCTAACTTATGCTATTTTAGATAGTATTGTTGACTATTATTTTATGGTGTTAGATGAAGTAGAAATAGAAATTGATAAATTAGAGTCTAAAGTAATTAATGATTCTGAAAGAGAAGATCTTCAATCAATTATCAATTTAAAACAAAAAGTTTCTACCTTAAAAAGAACTATCGGACCAATCAGAGAGCTTATCACAAAACTACAAACAAAAAGCATTGCTGAATATCTAAATGACGATATTAAAATTTATTTAAGTGATCTATCTGACCATGGAATAATTGTATGTGATACTTTAGAAGTTCTAAATACAAGAGTTACAGAACTTATTCAACTTTATCATTCAACTATTAGTAACGAAATGAATGAAATTATGAAAATATTAGCAATTATTTCTACTGTTTTCATGCCATTAAGTTTCTTAACTAGTATGTATGGAATGAACTTTGATAACATGCCTGAGCTACACACTAAATATGGATATTTCATATTATTAGCAGCTATGTTTGCTTTAGTATTAGGTATGATTGCTTATTTTAAAAAGAAAAAATGGTTATAA
- a CDS encoding Eco57I restriction-modification methylase domain-containing protein, translating to MKKQNNYSIYTPEKIASSMVNDIFSEYFKNGNKKQLLDNIRICDISCGSGNLLIPAVEKLLKLSKEIYGIYEFKKEWVSGFDLDEHALTEAKLKIKLLLLQYNIDNVQLNIQKLNSLELDNVKYNIIIGNPPYLGEKNNRELFQKIKATNFGKKYYESKMDYFYFFIEKAVELLESNGLLIYLTTNYWLRADSGQILRNTLKENGNFLKISIYDNSLFNNAIGQHNIIFLWKKNLSENTPIFVDIVGKQFQVSNNEIYDTYNKIVLADDIERQFNNKIQKYSNFLLDDLVNINQGIISGYDKAFVFDKYDDKFKEYLKPFYKNKDIEKYTHKKNQFWILYLDKNININPKLEEYLNPFYDRLAKRREVTSQRIKWWQLQWAREQNIFEEPKILVRQRCKTNNFAYSDTKFYGSADIYFITKKTEDINLFFILGYMNSKIFLEWFRFNGKFKGKNFEFYATPLKETPIYYPSDQKELLFIENLVKKQIASYDEQTQEIIDNYFYAIFNI from the coding sequence TTGAAAAAACAAAATAACTACAGTATATATACACCTGAAAAAATAGCATCTTCAATGGTTAATGATATTTTTTCTGAGTATTTTAAAAACGGAAATAAGAAACAACTTCTTGACAATATACGTATCTGTGATATTTCTTGTGGAAGTGGAAATCTTCTAATTCCTGCTGTAGAAAAACTACTTAAACTTTCAAAAGAAATATATGGTATATATGAATTCAAAAAAGAATGGGTAAGTGGCTTTGATCTTGATGAACATGCTTTAACAGAAGCAAAACTTAAAATTAAACTTTTATTACTACAATATAACATTGATAATGTACAGTTAAATATTCAAAAGCTAAATTCTTTAGAATTAGATAATGTTAAATATAATATTATCATTGGCAATCCACCTTATTTAGGTGAAAAAAATAATAGAGAGCTGTTTCAAAAGATCAAAGCTACAAATTTTGGAAAAAAATACTATGAATCAAAGATGGATTATTTTTATTTTTTTATTGAAAAAGCAGTAGAGTTGTTAGAATCCAATGGTCTTTTAATATATCTAACAACTAACTATTGGTTACGAGCAGATAGTGGACAAATTCTTAGAAATACTTTAAAAGAAAATGGTAATTTTTTAAAAATTTCTATTTATGATAATTCTCTTTTTAATAATGCTATAGGACAGCATAATATTATTTTTTTATGGAAAAAAAATCTTTCTGAGAATACTCCAATTTTTGTAGATATTGTTGGTAAACAATTTCAGGTTAGTAACAATGAAATTTATGACACATATAATAAAATAGTTTTAGCTGATGATATTGAAAGACAATTTAACAATAAAATACAAAAATACTCTAATTTTCTTTTAGATGATTTAGTAAACATTAATCAAGGGATCATATCAGGATATGATAAAGCTTTTGTCTTTGATAAATATGATGATAAATTTAAAGAATATTTAAAACCTTTTTATAAAAATAAAGATATAGAAAAATATACTCATAAAAAAAATCAATTTTGGATTTTATATCTTGATAAAAATATAAATATAAATCCTAAATTAGAAGAATATCTAAACCCTTTTTATGATAGACTTGCTAAAAGACGTGAAGTTACTTCACAGCGAATTAAATGGTGGCAATTACAGTGGGCTAGAGAACAAAATATTTTTGAAGAGCCTAAAATTTTAGTTCGTCAAAGATGTAAAACTAATAATTTTGCCTATAGTGATACAAAATTTTATGGCAGTGCTGACATATATTTTATTACAAAAAAAACAGAGGATATAAATCTGTTTTTTATACTAGGTTATATGAATTCAAAAATATTTTTAGAGTGGTTTAGATTCAATGGTAAATTTAAAGGTAAGAACTTTGAATTTTATGCAACTCCTTTGAAAGAAACACCTATATATTATCCTAGTGATCAAAAAGAATTACTTTTTATTGAAAATTTAGTTAAAAAACAGATAGCCTCTTATGATGAACAAACACAAGAAATAATTGATAATTATTTTTATGCAATTTTTAATATATAA